In the genome of Chryseobacterium arthrosphaerae, one region contains:
- a CDS encoding CitMHS family transporter: MLTFLGFLMIFIFMILIMNKKMTPLTALVIVPVAIALIAGFGPQLGDMMKNGVKEIALTGVMLIFAILYFSLMIDTGLFEPLVNIILKAVGDNPVKTTIGTAVLTALVSLDGDGSSTYLIVVAAMLPLYKKQGMNPLVLTCIIMLAGQIMNILPWGGPTARVMSSLKLGHTEIFVPMIPIMTIGILWVIFVAYILGRREKIRIAKHGKFTGYNSNDIIGEADPALRRPKLILINLALTITLLVVMILDIVPLGIAFMIAFCIASIINYPKLKDQQKIISKHAGNALSVAGMIFGAGIFTGILNGSGIMQAMGNSMIEIVPKSWGGYMNIVTALFSIPFTFFLSNDAYYFGILPIIVATGHELGIAPEILGRASLIGQGSHLLSPLVPSTYLLVSLAGVEFSDHLKYTLKWALGSSIIMLVSALILGII; the protein is encoded by the coding sequence ATGCTTACATTTCTTGGTTTTTTAATGATTTTCATCTTCATGATTCTCATCATGAACAAAAAAATGACTCCGCTTACGGCATTGGTCATCGTTCCTGTGGCCATTGCTCTTATTGCGGGTTTTGGCCCGCAGCTTGGGGATATGATGAAAAACGGTGTCAAAGAAATAGCTCTAACGGGTGTTATGCTGATCTTTGCCATCCTTTATTTCAGTTTAATGATAGATACCGGGCTTTTTGAACCTCTTGTCAATATAATTTTAAAAGCCGTTGGAGATAATCCCGTTAAAACAACAATAGGAACCGCTGTTCTTACCGCACTGGTTTCATTGGATGGTGACGGCTCATCCACTTATTTGATTGTGGTGGCTGCAATGCTTCCGCTATACAAAAAACAGGGCATGAATCCTCTGGTGCTTACCTGTATCATTATGCTTGCCGGTCAGATTATGAATATTCTTCCTTGGGGAGGTCCCACAGCAAGGGTAATGAGCTCTCTGAAGCTGGGGCACACCGAAATCTTTGTTCCGATGATTCCGATTATGACAATAGGCATCCTGTGGGTGATATTTGTAGCCTATATTTTGGGCAGGAGAGAAAAAATAAGAATTGCAAAACATGGTAAATTTACAGGTTACAACAGCAATGATATTATTGGGGAAGCTGATCCTGCACTCCGCCGCCCGAAACTGATCCTGATCAATCTTGCCCTTACCATTACCCTTTTAGTGGTTATGATCCTGGATATTGTTCCATTGGGAATTGCCTTTATGATTGCTTTCTGTATTGCCTCTATCATCAATTATCCCAAATTGAAAGACCAGCAGAAAATAATATCCAAACATGCAGGAAACGCATTATCTGTAGCGGGAATGATTTTCGGTGCCGGAATTTTCACGGGAATCCTTAACGGATCAGGTATTATGCAGGCAATGGGAAACAGTATGATAGAAATAGTTCCCAAGAGCTGGGGAGGTTATATGAATATCGTAACCGCTTTATTCAGTATTCCGTTTACTTTTTTCCTGTCGAATGATGCTTATTATTTTGGGATACTGCCTATCATTGTTGCTACCGGTCATGAATTGGGAATTGCACCTGAAATATTAGGGCGGGCAAGTCTTATCGGACAGGGCTCACACCTCCTCAGCCCATTGGTGCCTTCTACCTATCTGCTGGTATCACTGGCAGGTGTAGAGTTTTCTGATCACTTAAAATATACACTGAAATGGGCCTTGGGATCATCCATCATTATGCTGGTGAGTGCATTGATTCTCGGTATTATATAA